Proteins encoded within one genomic window of Thiothrix litoralis:
- a CDS encoding DEAD/DEAH box helicase: MTYNYYEQLNGYTHLKTLGIGYHFYQGRYLTAIGEILDTDKKTILHIPNVNAGESTKDKRNEVDRILDIIGRVTHQDATTGVIFVERTDGKIIKVADLVNDTPKDRDKIVAYLRDINSAADMDLIIALGMAKEGFDWPFCEHALTVGYRGSLTEIIQIIGRATRDSQGKPHAQFTNLIAQPDAADAQVKLSVNNMLKAITASLLMEQVLAPNFTFKTKRFDDEEDTPPGTIKIRGFKEPSSRRVKDIVESDLNDLKAAILQDSTLLKVLPGEFGK, translated from the coding sequence GTGACCTACAACTACTACGAGCAGCTCAACGGCTATACACACTTGAAAACGTTGGGGATTGGCTACCACTTTTATCAGGGGCGTTACCTCACCGCTATCGGGGAAATTCTCGATACCGACAAGAAAACCATCCTGCACATTCCCAACGTTAACGCGGGCGAGTCCACCAAAGACAAACGTAACGAAGTCGACCGGATACTCGACATTATCGGGCGTGTCACCCATCAGGATGCCACCACAGGCGTCATTTTTGTGGAACGTACTGACGGCAAGATCATAAAAGTCGCCGATTTGGTCAATGACACCCCCAAAGACCGCGACAAGATCGTCGCCTACCTGCGCGACATTAACAGCGCCGCTGACATGGATCTGATCATTGCGCTCGGCATGGCTAAAGAAGGCTTCGACTGGCCTTTCTGCGAACACGCCTTAACCGTGGGTTATCGCGGTTCACTCACCGAAATCATCCAGATCATCGGGCGAGCCACTCGCGATAGCCAAGGCAAACCCCACGCGCAATTCACCAACCTGATTGCCCAACCCGATGCCGCCGATGCACAGGTCAAGCTTTCGGTGAATAATATGCTCAAAGCCATCACCGCCTCACTGTTGATGGAACAGGTACTCGCCCCCAATTTCACCTTCAAAACCAAACGCTTTGACGATGAGGAAGACACCCCACCGGGCACGATCAAAATCCGGGGTTTCAAAGAACCCAGCTCCCGGCGCGTGAAAGACATTGTGGAGTCCGACCTCAACGACCTCAAAGCCGCCATTTTGCAAGACAGCACCCTCCTGAAAGTCTTGCCGGGTGAATTTGGAAAGTGA
- a CDS encoding response regulator transcription factor — MNILIVEDDRQTASFIQKGLMESGYVVDHAADGEDGLHLALQGNYDVLIVDRMLPKRDGLSLIQTLRAQGLQTPVLILSALGDVDHRVEGLRAGGDDYLVKPYAFSELLARLQALLRRTQPVQEFTTLKVRDLELDLLKRRVTRGGTVIPLQPREFNLLEYLMRHAGQVVTRTMLLEKVWDYHFDPQTNVIDVHISRLRGKIDKDFDTPLLHTIRGAGYLLHDPQAA, encoded by the coding sequence ATGAATATCCTGATTGTTGAAGATGACCGCCAAACTGCCAGTTTCATCCAGAAAGGTCTGATGGAAAGTGGCTATGTTGTTGACCACGCCGCTGATGGCGAGGACGGCTTGCACCTTGCCCTGCAAGGCAATTATGACGTGCTCATTGTCGACCGGATGTTACCCAAACGCGACGGGCTTTCGCTGATCCAGACGCTACGGGCGCAAGGGCTGCAAACCCCGGTGCTGATCCTCAGCGCCCTGGGGGATGTCGATCATCGGGTGGAAGGCTTACGTGCCGGGGGGGATGATTACCTCGTCAAACCCTATGCGTTCAGCGAATTGCTGGCGAGGCTGCAAGCGCTGTTACGCCGCACCCAACCCGTACAGGAATTCACCACGCTGAAAGTCCGCGATCTAGAACTCGACCTGCTGAAACGCCGCGTCACCCGTGGCGGAACCGTCATCCCCTTGCAACCGCGTGAATTCAACCTGCTGGAATACCTGATGCGCCACGCCGGGCAGGTCGTCACTCGCACCATGCTGCTGGAAAAGGTCTGGGATTACCACTTCGACCCGCAAACCAATGTGATCGACGTACACATCAGCCGTCTACGCGGCAAGATCGACAAGGATTTTGACACACCATTGCTGCATACCATCCGAGGCGCAGGGTATCTGCTACATGACCCGCAAGCTGCTTAA
- the cas8c gene encoding type I-C CRISPR-associated protein Cas8c/Csd1, with product MILQALYDYYQRKSASADSALAPAGFEYKEIPFILEITADGKLAQIEDTRTGDGKKKRAKSERVPQGVKKTSGVAANLLWDNAEYVLGIDTKDKPERVKEQQAAFAERIRQLAITEQDTGIAAVLAFLDSLDTETLQQQPQWEEIAASNPNLTFRLQGQSHLVCQSRKVQAALMNAASDDNAKATCLLTGEQAEIERLHPSIKGVWGAQSSGANIISFNLDAFTSYGKSQSFNAPVSKEAAFAYTTALNHLLSKDSTQRMQVGDASTVFWAEKEHPLEDDFTALWGAADSKKDDPDRNTNAVKALYKSVQEYGRNPALGEETRFFILGLAPNAARISIRFWHVGTVREVSQRIVDHFDYLAIDRREHEAEFLPLWLLLRSTALLGKTENVPPNLAGDMIRCILEGLPYPQTLLASAVRRIRAEQEVTYPRAALLKAYLNRLNPTENLAVSLDLENANTGYRLGRLFAVLEKIQEEAQPGINATIRDRYYGAASATPVTVFSTLLKLKNHHLSKLDNKGRVSNFEKLLGEILGGIVDFPAHLPLADQGRFAIGYYHQRQDFFKKRETKDSNQGDSA from the coding sequence ATGATCCTGCAAGCCCTCTATGACTACTACCAACGCAAATCAGCCAGTGCAGATTCTGCTTTAGCCCCCGCCGGATTTGAGTACAAGGAAATCCCCTTCATTCTGGAGATTACGGCTGATGGCAAGCTGGCGCAGATTGAAGATACCCGTACAGGTGATGGCAAAAAGAAGCGGGCAAAGTCCGAACGTGTGCCACAAGGGGTGAAGAAAACCTCCGGTGTTGCCGCCAATCTGTTGTGGGACAACGCCGAATACGTGCTGGGTATTGATACTAAAGACAAGCCAGAGCGGGTGAAAGAACAACAAGCCGCTTTTGCCGAGCGCATCCGCCAATTGGCTATTACTGAACAGGACACAGGCATCGCGGCGGTACTGGCCTTTCTGGACAGTTTGGATACCGAAACATTACAGCAGCAACCACAATGGGAAGAGATTGCCGCCAGCAACCCCAACCTGACATTCCGTTTACAGGGGCAATCACACTTGGTCTGTCAAAGCCGCAAAGTGCAAGCTGCCTTGATGAATGCCGCCAGTGACGATAATGCCAAAGCCACTTGTTTATTGACGGGTGAACAGGCTGAAATTGAACGTCTTCATCCATCTATCAAGGGCGTCTGGGGAGCGCAAAGTTCTGGGGCAAACATCATTTCCTTTAACCTCGATGCCTTCACCTCTTACGGCAAGAGTCAGAGTTTCAATGCACCTGTCAGTAAAGAGGCGGCTTTTGCCTATACCACGGCGTTGAATCACCTACTGAGTAAAGACTCCACGCAGCGGATGCAGGTTGGGGATGCTTCCACTGTATTTTGGGCGGAGAAAGAACACCCGCTGGAAGATGATTTCACGGCTCTATGGGGTGCGGCAGACAGTAAAAAAGATGATCCCGACCGCAATACCAATGCCGTAAAAGCCCTGTATAAATCAGTGCAGGAATACGGGCGTAACCCGGCTTTGGGTGAAGAAACCCGCTTTTTCATTCTGGGGCTTGCACCTAATGCAGCGCGTATCAGCATCCGTTTCTGGCATGTGGGAACGGTACGCGAAGTCAGCCAGCGGATTGTCGATCATTTCGACTATTTGGCGATTGATCGCCGTGAGCATGAGGCGGAATTTCTGCCGCTGTGGTTGTTGCTACGTTCAACCGCGTTGCTGGGCAAAACCGAGAATGTTCCGCCGAATCTAGCGGGTGATATGATTCGCTGCATTCTGGAAGGCTTGCCTTACCCACAAACACTATTGGCTTCAGCGGTGCGGCGTATCCGTGCGGAGCAGGAAGTTACTTACCCACGGGCGGCTTTGCTCAAAGCCTATTTGAACCGACTTAATCCAACGGAGAATCTTGCCGTGTCACTTGATCTTGAAAATGCCAATACGGGCTACCGTTTAGGTCGCCTGTTTGCCGTGCTGGAAAAAATCCAGGAAGAAGCGCAACCCGGTATCAATGCCACCATTCGTGACCGTTATTACGGGGCAGCTTCTGCCACACCGGTCACCGTGTTTTCCACGCTGTTGAAATTGAAAAACCATCACCTGAGCAAGCTGGATAACAAAGGCCGGGTGAGCAACTTTGAAAAACTGCTGGGTGAAATTCTGGGCGGCATTGTGGATTTCCCAGCTCATTTACCCTTGGCGGATCAAGGCCGCTTTGCGATTGGTTACTACCACCAGCGCCAAGATTTTTTCAAAAAACGTGAAACCAAAGATTCCAACCAAGGAGACTCCGCATGA
- a CDS encoding putative hemolysin translates to MRLRIGFTLSMALLLSACASTPTPMTANPQIARAASPASLNCTQNHGKLEIYQTPEGEKANCLLPGGKVCDEWEMFRGNCPTRTVNANMGFLGL, encoded by the coding sequence ATGCGTTTGAGAATAGGTTTCACCCTGAGCATGGCACTATTACTCAGTGCTTGTGCCAGTACCCCGACACCCATGACGGCTAACCCGCAAATAGCGCGTGCTGCCAGCCCCGCTTCCCTGAACTGCACCCAGAATCATGGCAAACTGGAAATTTACCAAACCCCGGAAGGCGAAAAAGCCAACTGCCTGCTTCCCGGTGGCAAAGTCTGCGACGAATGGGAAATGTTCCGGGGCAACTGCCCTACCCGAACCGTCAACGCTAATATGGGATTTTTGGGTCTTTAA
- a CDS encoding TraR/DksA family transcriptional regulator, producing MRTENMYEEKHKHLKELEKVLATRIESVSTDLSHEHDADSAEQVTERENEDVLRNLKEETRLELKQVRSALKRIESGEYGTCATCGEAISPARLDALPYATLCIRCAR from the coding sequence ATGAGAACAGAAAACATGTACGAAGAAAAGCATAAGCATCTAAAAGAACTGGAAAAAGTGCTAGCAACACGCATTGAAAGTGTCAGCACTGACCTGAGTCATGAACACGACGCCGATTCTGCCGAACAAGTAACCGAGCGCGAAAATGAAGACGTGTTACGCAACTTGAAGGAAGAAACCCGGCTCGAACTGAAACAGGTACGCAGCGCCCTCAAGCGGATTGAAAGCGGCGAATACGGCACTTGCGCCACTTGCGGCGAAGCCATTAGCCCTGCACGGCTGGATGCCCTGCCGTATGCGACGCTTTGCATCCGTTGCGCCCGTTAA
- a CDS encoding DEAD/DEAH box helicase, producing MHTPSLVTPTNLVNVTYAQTSASINTNPQGMRDMQARAFAARDAQYLLLKAPPASGKSRALMFLGLDKLYNQGVKKVIVAVPERSIGSSFSSTKLSEHGFFADWELNDDYNLCTPGGETSKVKAFQQFLDDNAATLLICTHATLRFAFEGLETSRLNNTLLAIDEFHQPK from the coding sequence TTGCATACGCCCTCTTTGGTGACCCCCACCAACCTCGTCAACGTCACCTACGCCCAAACCAGCGCCAGCATCAACACCAACCCGCAGGGAATGCGTGACATGCAAGCCCGCGCCTTCGCCGCCCGTGATGCGCAATACTTGCTGCTCAAAGCGCCCCCTGCTTCCGGCAAATCCCGCGCCCTGATGTTTTTGGGGCTGGATAAACTCTACAACCAAGGCGTGAAAAAAGTCATCGTCGCCGTGCCAGAACGCTCCATCGGCAGCTCGTTTTCCAGCACCAAGCTCAGCGAACACGGCTTTTTTGCTGATTGGGAACTCAACGATGATTACAACCTGTGTACCCCCGGCGGTGAAACCAGCAAGGTCAAAGCCTTTCAGCAATTCCTGGATGACAACGCCGCCACTCTCCTGATTTGTACCCACGCCACCCTGCGCTTTGCCTTTGAAGGCTTGGAAACCAGCCGCCTCAATAATACCTTGCTGGCCATCGATGAATTTCACCAACCAAAGTGA
- the cas5c gene encoding type I-C CRISPR-associated protein Cas5c encodes MQTFCLEVSGDFACFTRPEMKVERVSYDVITPSAARAVFEAIFWKPAIRWHIRRIEVLKPIRWINLRRNEVSGVVPAGAVKSAMKQGKGNLGMYVEEDRQQRAGLFLRDVRYRLHAEFEMLNNNPENNPLKFAEMFKRRASKGQCFNQPYLGTREFSCDFRLVEADTAPAQPLPETRELGWMLYDMDFADTTNPMPRFFQANMQDGVIHVPAWDSEEIRG; translated from the coding sequence ATGCAAACGTTTTGTCTGGAAGTCTCAGGTGATTTTGCCTGCTTCACCCGCCCGGAAATGAAGGTGGAGCGGGTGTCTTACGATGTCATCACGCCTTCTGCTGCCCGCGCCGTGTTTGAGGCGATTTTCTGGAAGCCTGCGATTCGCTGGCATATCCGCCGGATTGAGGTGTTGAAACCGATTCGCTGGATCAATTTGCGCCGCAATGAAGTGTCCGGGGTTGTACCTGCGGGGGCAGTCAAATCTGCGATGAAGCAGGGCAAAGGCAATCTTGGCATGTACGTGGAAGAAGACCGCCAGCAACGTGCTGGTTTGTTCTTGCGGGATGTGCGTTATCGGCTGCACGCTGAGTTTGAAATGCTGAACAACAACCCGGAAAACAATCCGCTCAAGTTTGCTGAGATGTTCAAACGCCGCGCCAGCAAAGGGCAATGTTTCAACCAGCCTTATCTGGGCACTCGCGAATTCTCCTGTGATTTCCGTTTGGTTGAAGCGGATACCGCGCCAGCACAACCGTTGCCCGAAACGCGGGAACTGGGCTGGATGTTGTATGACATGGATTTTGCCGATACCACCAACCCCATGCCGCGCTTCTTTCAGGCCAACATGCAAGACGGCGTTATTCACGTTCCGGCATGGGATAGCGAGGAGATACGCGGATGA
- a CDS encoding GIY-YIG nuclease family protein produces the protein MADVEVVAEYQTYNLNPQKMEWLLHTFFAESCLNLDVFDSKSKRHMPREWFIVPFPLIETTIGLLLNEQIRDYRYNAVNQRIVGLKW, from the coding sequence ATGGCAGATGTTGAGGTGGTGGCAGAATACCAAACCTATAACCTCAACCCGCAAAAAATGGAATGGCTGCTACACACATTTTTCGCGGAAAGCTGTTTGAATCTGGATGTGTTTGATAGCAAAAGCAAACGCCACATGCCACGTGAATGGTTTATTGTGCCGTTCCCCCTGATCGAGACGACGATTGGGCTGCTGTTGAATGAACAGATTAGGGATTACCGTTACAATGCCGTTAATCAGCGAATTGTCGGACTGAAGTGGTAA
- a CDS encoding sensor histidine kinase, translated as MTRKLLNTSVFRLSLVYALLFSVVAAGALGFIYWMAKGQMGQQTDARLQLETDALLAMYSELPVDRFTTIISMRNSENGSRYLVARLIHRSQHDFAKDLEFEPVNNNPTQGVATLPLSEVIGKNRSSEPARLMLTILPGGYQLLVVTDLKEQHTLLNRLLETVLAAIGIIFALALAGGIVMNRHVQHRINAVGRTANNIISGDLSQRMPVTGRNDEFDSLSHVLNTMLARIEQLMQSMREVTDNLAHDLRNPLNRLRNRLESSLYHPSASTDYPQLIQDTIQDVDELIKTFNALLSIAQVESSSQRQDWEQVDLSTLTEELADLYTAVAEEDNLTLNHHADADLHIHGNRQLLAQAITNLLDNAVKYTPAGGIIQLDATRQNGNIIITVSDNGPGIPAEQREQVFKRFTRLDNARSTPGNGLGLSLVKAVAELHGASVQLADNQPGLKASLKLPASR; from the coding sequence ATGACCCGCAAGCTGCTTAACACCTCGGTTTTTCGCCTGTCTCTGGTCTACGCGCTGCTGTTCAGCGTGGTAGCGGCAGGTGCATTGGGTTTCATTTACTGGATGGCCAAAGGCCAGATGGGGCAGCAAACCGATGCCCGCCTGCAACTGGAAACCGATGCCTTATTGGCGATGTACAGCGAACTCCCGGTAGACCGTTTCACCACCATCATCAGTATGCGCAACAGCGAAAATGGCTCACGCTATCTGGTAGCACGGCTGATTCACCGCAGCCAGCACGATTTCGCCAAAGATCTTGAATTTGAGCCGGTCAACAACAACCCCACCCAAGGCGTTGCCACCCTGCCACTGAGCGAAGTGATCGGTAAAAACCGCAGCTCTGAACCGGCGCGTTTAATGCTGACTATTTTGCCGGGCGGCTACCAATTACTGGTGGTGACGGATCTGAAGGAGCAGCATACCCTGCTGAATCGTCTGCTGGAAACGGTCTTGGCCGCTATCGGCATCATCTTCGCACTGGCACTGGCAGGTGGTATCGTTATGAACCGTCACGTCCAACACCGCATCAATGCAGTCGGGCGCACCGCCAACAACATTATCAGCGGCGACCTGTCACAGCGAATGCCTGTCACCGGGCGTAACGATGAATTCGACAGTCTCAGCCATGTGCTCAACACCATGCTGGCGCGAATCGAGCAACTGATGCAAAGTATGCGCGAAGTCACCGACAACCTTGCCCACGACCTGCGCAACCCCCTGAACCGCTTACGTAACCGGCTGGAGTCCAGCTTATACCACCCCAGCGCAAGCACCGATTACCCGCAACTGATTCAGGACACGATTCAGGATGTGGATGAACTGATCAAAACCTTCAACGCTCTGCTCAGCATTGCACAGGTAGAATCCAGCAGCCAACGTCAGGACTGGGAACAGGTGGATTTAAGTACCCTGACCGAAGAGCTTGCCGATCTATACACGGCAGTGGCGGAAGAAGACAATCTCACCCTCAATCACCATGCCGACGCTGATTTGCACATCCACGGCAACCGCCAATTGCTGGCGCAAGCCATCACCAACCTGCTCGACAATGCGGTGAAATACACCCCGGCAGGCGGCATTATTCAACTGGATGCTACTCGGCAAAACGGTAACATTATCATTACCGTTAGCGACAACGGCCCCGGCATTCCCGCCGAACAACGCGAACAGGTCTTCAAACGCTTTACCCGGCTTGACAATGCCCGCAGTACACCCGGCAACGGGCTGGGTTTAAGTCTGGTGAAAGCCGTCGCCGAATTGCATGGCGCAAGCGTGCAGTTAGCGGATAATCAACCCGGTCTCAAGGCCAGCCTGAAACTGCCTGCTTCGCGTTGA
- a CDS encoding ATP-binding protein, giving the protein MKRLPVGISTLADFVYDNYLYVDKTPYVRQLVESGKYFFLSRPRRFGKSLLVDTLYQLFQGNEALFRGLHIHPHWDWSVSYPVITISFADGGGHNSTELDEKIREHLIINQERLGLEPCKMPSLSGCFGELIRNAKAKYGRNVVILIDEYDKPILDNIENATEIATDMRDTLRSFYSVIKGQDANIRFALLTGVSKFSKVSLFSGLNNLNDITIDARYSALCGYTQTELEHTFADYLQGVDLPTMKRWYNGYGWLGERVYNPFDILLFLDKGKKYLPHWFETGSPTFLVDVLKKRRFHLPNLEAVRMDYKKLGDFDVDRLNIETLLFQTGYLTIKQEINNGEGRAPDYLLTYPNHEVRYSLMGYFLDNYLTNTPHALGTVSEALYCGDLPAFEQHIRSLFANIAYENYNKNPMAQYEGYYAAVIYAYLCALGMETQVEVSNNQGRIDMTIRFQRPDGLRQVYIIEFKMVKGTEGDGSAMKQIKEKDYAAPYRDGQHQITLLGMEFSEQARNLVGFEWEQGA; this is encoded by the coding sequence ATGAAAAGACTACCTGTTGGCATTAGCACTCTCGCTGATTTTGTCTACGACAATTACCTCTACGTGGACAAGACTCCCTATGTCCGGCAACTGGTCGAGTCGGGCAAATACTTCTTCCTATCGCGCCCGCGCCGCTTTGGCAAATCGCTGCTGGTCGATACCCTCTACCAATTGTTTCAAGGCAATGAGGCATTATTTCGCGGTTTGCACATCCACCCGCATTGGGATTGGTCAGTATCATACCCTGTGATCACTATCAGCTTTGCCGATGGTGGCGGTCACAACAGCACCGAACTGGACGAAAAAATCCGTGAACACCTGATCATTAACCAAGAACGCCTAGGGCTTGAGCCTTGCAAAATGCCGAGCCTCTCCGGTTGTTTCGGCGAATTGATCCGCAACGCCAAAGCCAAATACGGGCGCAATGTAGTGATACTGATTGATGAGTACGACAAACCCATTCTGGATAACATTGAAAACGCCACCGAAATTGCCACTGACATGCGCGATACCTTGCGCAGTTTTTATTCGGTGATCAAAGGACAAGATGCCAATATCCGCTTTGCATTGCTGACAGGGGTGAGTAAATTCTCCAAAGTTTCGTTATTCAGCGGCTTGAATAATCTTAACGACATTACCATTGATGCGCGTTACAGCGCCCTATGCGGCTACACCCAAACAGAGTTGGAACACACCTTTGCTGATTACCTGCAAGGGGTCGACCTTCCCACGATGAAACGCTGGTACAACGGTTATGGCTGGCTAGGTGAGCGCGTCTACAACCCCTTCGATATACTGCTGTTTCTGGATAAAGGTAAAAAATACCTGCCACATTGGTTTGAAACGGGTTCACCCACGTTTCTGGTCGATGTGCTGAAAAAACGGCGTTTCCATTTGCCCAACCTCGAAGCGGTGCGCATGGATTACAAAAAGCTGGGCGATTTTGATGTGGATCGTTTGAATATCGAGACGCTGTTGTTCCAGACCGGCTATTTGACGATCAAACAGGAGATAAACAATGGCGAGGGGCGAGCGCCGGATTACCTATTAACCTACCCCAACCACGAAGTGCGCTACAGCTTGATGGGCTACTTTTTGGATAATTACCTCACCAACACACCACACGCTTTAGGCACGGTGAGCGAAGCCTTGTACTGCGGCGATTTGCCCGCATTTGAACAACATATCCGCAGCCTCTTTGCCAATATTGCTTACGAAAACTACAACAAGAATCCGATGGCGCAATACGAAGGCTATTACGCTGCGGTCATCTACGCCTATCTGTGTGCGTTGGGCATGGAAACGCAGGTGGAAGTCAGCAACAATCAAGGGCGGATTGATATGACCATTCGTTTTCAACGCCCCGATGGCTTGCGGCAGGTCTACATCATCGAGTTCAAAATGGTCAAGGGCACAGAAGGCGATGGCAGCGCAATGAAACAAATCAAGGAAAAAGATTACGCCGCGCCGTATCGGGATGGGCAACACCAGATTACGCTGCTGGGGATGGAGTTCAGCGAACAGGCGCGAAATCTGGTCGGGTTTGAGTGGGAACAAGGGGCTTAA
- the cas3 gene encoding CRISPR-associated helicase Cas3', with protein MGKSRPIAHVRFDEQGQAIEHWLDDHLRDVAALATQYANTFNSTDWAHVAGIWHDLGKYNPEFQRYISDKTGYVAANAHIETDHAPGKVNHSAAGALYAIQKHPALGRILAYLIAGHHSGLPDWVKDDADGRSLEEILQDSIHLDKALQVPVPADILQTKMPTSPPVDGIDNAALWIRMLFSCLVDADFLDTERFMQEDKFDQRGQYPEIASLLTRFNQHMASFAAKAADTPVNRLRTQILRDCRGAAPKPPGIFSLTVPTGGGKTLSGMAFALEHAIQHGKQRVIYAIPYTSIIEQTANIYRNIFGNCVVEHHSNLDPDRENAQSRLAAENWDAPIIVTTNVQLFESLFASRTSRCRKLHNLANSVIVLDEAQLLPPEFLNPILGVMKALVEHYGVTFVLSTATQPALHTYHDPFGKAVVQGFDAEQISEIMPDPAALFVALERVAVELPADLVSERSWEDLAEEIAERDSVLVIVNTKQQAAELCRLLPADTYYLTTNLCGEHRSEKLKDIRQRLQDGEPVRVVSTQLIEAGVDVDFPVVYRALAGLDSIAQAAGRCNREGKLVEQGRVVVFVPPLNAKLPGHLGRSVTVSRSLLPTFTAAPLHHSHFQTYFEHFYARAESRDKHGIVDLLAQNARELKIQFRTAAQRFRLIDDEGSAVLVTYGDGAKLIEQLKFIGPKRNLMRKLQRYTVTVREQVKKRLVQAGDIRELANLPGVYEQITPGLYDQKLGLLVDGVSLSAESLYL; from the coding sequence ATGGGCAAATCACGCCCGATAGCACATGTGCGTTTTGATGAACAAGGTCAAGCCATTGAGCATTGGCTGGATGATCATTTACGCGATGTTGCAGCACTGGCAACACAATATGCCAATACATTCAACAGTACCGACTGGGCGCATGTCGCCGGAATCTGGCACGACCTCGGCAAATACAATCCTGAATTTCAACGCTACATCAGCGACAAAACCGGCTACGTAGCCGCCAATGCACATATCGAAACTGACCATGCTCCCGGCAAAGTCAATCACTCCGCTGCGGGTGCGTTATACGCCATACAGAAACATCCCGCATTGGGCAGAATTCTGGCCTACTTGATTGCAGGCCATCACTCCGGCTTACCCGACTGGGTGAAAGATGATGCTGATGGGCGTTCGCTGGAAGAAATCCTACAAGACAGTATCCATCTCGACAAAGCCCTGCAAGTCCCCGTTCCAGCCGATATTCTGCAAACCAAAATGCCCACCTCTCCGCCTGTGGATGGCATTGATAACGCTGCTTTGTGGATACGGATGCTGTTTTCCTGCCTCGTGGACGCGGACTTTCTGGATACCGAACGGTTTATGCAGGAAGACAAGTTCGACCAGCGCGGGCAATACCCCGAAATAGCCAGTCTGCTGACCCGTTTCAACCAGCACATGGCAAGTTTTGCAGCCAAAGCAGCCGATACCCCGGTCAACCGTTTGCGGACACAAATTCTGCGTGATTGCCGGGGCGCAGCGCCAAAACCACCGGGCATTTTCTCCCTGACCGTGCCCACGGGTGGCGGCAAAACCTTATCCGGTATGGCGTTTGCATTGGAACATGCCATCCAGCACGGTAAGCAGCGCGTCATTTACGCCATTCCCTACACCAGCATCATTGAGCAAACCGCCAATATTTACCGCAACATTTTCGGCAACTGTGTGGTGGAACATCACAGCAATCTCGACCCCGATAGAGAGAATGCTCAAAGCCGTTTGGCAGCGGAAAACTGGGATGCACCGATTATTGTGACCACCAATGTGCAACTGTTTGAATCGCTGTTTGCCAGCCGCACCAGCCGTTGCCGCAAGCTGCATAACTTGGCGAACAGCGTGATCGTACTGGATGAAGCACAATTGTTGCCACCCGAATTCCTGAACCCGATTCTGGGCGTGATGAAGGCTTTGGTGGAACATTATGGCGTAACGTTTGTGCTCTCCACGGCTACCCAGCCCGCGCTGCACACCTATCACGACCCGTTTGGCAAAGCGGTGGTGCAAGGGTTTGATGCTGAGCAAATCAGCGAAATCATGCCTGATCCCGCTGCCTTGTTCGTGGCACTGGAGCGGGTAGCAGTCGAGTTACCCGCTGACTTGGTTAGCGAACGTTCGTGGGAAGATTTGGCAGAGGAAATCGCCGAACGCGATTCCGTGCTGGTCATTGTCAACACCAAGCAGCAGGCGGCGGAACTCTGTCGTTTATTGCCTGCCGATACCTATTACCTCACCACCAATTTGTGCGGGGAACACCGTTCCGAGAAGCTGAAAGACATTCGCCAACGCTTGCAAGACGGCGAACCCGTGCGGGTAGTCAGCACACAGTTGATCGAAGCCGGGGTTGATGTGGATTTCCCGGTGGTTTACCGGGCATTGGCGGGGCTGGACTCAATTGCACAGGCTGCCGGACGCTGTAACCGTGAAGGCAAGCTGGTAGAACAAGGGCGCGTGGTGGTGTTTGTGCCGCCACTCAATGCCAAGTTGCCAGGGCATCTGGGGCGGTCTGTCACCGTGAGCCGTTCCTTGCTGCCGACTTTCACCGCAGCGCCGTTACACCATTCGCACTTTCAGACCTACTTTGAGCATTTCTATGCACGGGCGGAGTCACGGGACAAACATGGCATTGTTGATTTGCTTGCCCAGAATGCGCGTGAGTTGAAAATCCAGTTTCGCACCGCTGCCCAGCGTTTCAGGCTGATTGATGATGAGGGCTCTGCGGTGCTGGTGACATACGGCGATGGCGCAAAGCTGATTGAACAACTGAAATTCATTGGGCCGAAACGTAACCTGATGCGCAAGCTGCAACGCTACACCGTGACCGTGCGTGAACAGGTGAAAAAGCGTTTGGTGCAGGCGGGCGACATTCGCGAACTTGCCAACCTGCCGGGGGTTTACGAGCAGATTACGCCCGGCCTGTATGACCAGAAACTTGGATTATTGGTCGATGGCGTATCGCTGTCTGCCGAATCCTTATACCTATGA